A region from the Alphaproteobacteria bacterium genome encodes:
- a CDS encoding DUF1963 domain-containing protein: MTNVAAYINFIETNEPIDALKTKFGGNPVWLEKASWPISRSTGKPMNFICQIAIDTSIFPNAKGKMAYIFMTGDEDGGDAETWDPESGENAVIIQPSHVLEADVQEIAVGPTIASEYDVQLKIVNDIAAPALESIDVDDPNYEEIMNSIAGNKIGGTPLFIQGDESPEGDDWVLLLQLDSTQLPFEINFGTCGVAYAFINTNGDKGKFLWQCG, translated from the coding sequence ATGACTAATGTTGCGGCTTACATCAATTTTATAGAAACTAACGAGCCAATTGATGCTCTGAAAACAAAGTTTGGTGGAAACCCTGTCTGGCTTGAAAAAGCATCGTGGCCCATTAGCAGGTCAACCGGCAAGCCAATGAACTTTATTTGTCAAATTGCTATCGATACGAGCATCTTCCCAAATGCTAAAGGTAAAATGGCTTATATTTTTATGACAGGTGATGAAGATGGTGGAGATGCTGAAACGTGGGATCCAGAAAGCGGAGAGAATGCCGTTATTATCCAACCTAGCCATGTTTTGGAGGCTGACGTTCAAGAAATTGCGGTAGGACCAACTATAGCTTCTGAATATGATGTTCAATTAAAAATTGTTAATGATATCGCCGCCCCTGCATTAGAAAGTATTGATGTGGACGACCCAAATTATGAAGAAATCATGAATTCTATTGCTGGAAACAAGATAGGTGGCACCCCTCTTTTCATCCAGGGAGATGAATCTCCTGAGGGAGATGATTGGGTTTTACTTCTGCAACTGGATTCGACACAACTGCCTTTTGAAATTAACTTTGGTACTTGTGGTGTGGCGTATGCTTTTATTAACACGAATGGTGATAAAGGAAAATTCTTGTGGCAATGTGGTTAG
- a CDS encoding PRC-barrel domain-containing protein yields MTNEILLSASTLNGNDVKNAEGENLGHVKDIMIDTENNRVSYYVLSFGGILGMGDKLFAIPPEAMKLNRNDKCFILNIDKDRLKNENGFDKDKWPNMADETFRSNLYHHYNITDHNAA; encoded by the coding sequence ATGACAAATGAAATTTTATTGTCGGCCTCAACACTTAATGGTAATGATGTAAAAAATGCTGAAGGAGAAAATCTTGGTCATGTAAAAGATATCATGATTGACACGGAAAATAATCGTGTATCCTATTATGTTTTGTCGTTTGGTGGCATTCTAGGCATGGGAGACAAGCTGTTTGCGATTCCACCAGAAGCCATGAAGTTAAATAGGAATGATAAATGTTTTATACTGAATATTGATAAAGACAGGCTGAAAAACGAAAACGGATTTGACAAGGATAAATGGCCCAATATGGCTGATGAGACATTTCGCAGTAATCTTTATCATCACTACAACATTACCGACCATAACGCTGCATAA
- a CDS encoding copper-translocating P-type ATPase, whose translation MHLQVKQKGPGHCPMCGMALEPETFSQDTVVNHELVDMARRFWISALVAAPLAFFVMGAHFIPGFPHGWVDSTISHWVQMVVATPVVVWGGWPFFVRAVASIKHRSFNMFTLIALGMAVSYLYSVILTLFPHIMAQFAGGMKLAVYFEAAAVITALVLLGQVLELKAREQTTNAMRALLDLAPKVARMIDDMGREKDIPLAQVQKGNLLRVRPGEKIPVDGVVTEGSSTIDQSMLTGESMPVEKNVGDKVTGATLNGTGSFIMRAEHVGSETMLARIVEMVAKAQRTRAPIQRLADSVSGYFVPIIIAIALLTAISWWIWGPEPKLAYAIVNAVAVLIIACPCALGLATPMSIIAGTGRGAFAGVLIKNAESLEIMEKVDTLIIDKTGTLTEGKPTLMDVIVLKGFDKDLILKWIASLERNSEHPLASAIVTAVEAQGITLVSVVNFLSMTGKGVQGIIDGHTIALGNAALLSSLNIDLSPLTEQADQLRLKGQTTMFVAVDGVPAAMIGVADPIKATTAEALRQLKALGLHIVMLTGDNVITAQAIASQLAIDEIEADVLPERKSEIIRQLQEKGRKVAMAGDGVNDAPALAQAHVGIAMGTGTDVAIESAGITLVKGDLLGIVRARRLSQATMQNIRQNLFFAFVYNVLGVPVAAGILYPFFGLLLSPVIASAAMTFSSVSVIINSLRLRSAKL comes from the coding sequence ATGCACCTTCAGGTAAAACAAAAAGGGCCCGGTCATTGTCCCATGTGTGGGATGGCGTTGGAACCAGAAACATTTTCGCAAGACACGGTGGTTAATCACGAATTAGTTGATATGGCGCGTCGATTTTGGATATCGGCTTTAGTTGCAGCGCCGTTGGCATTTTTTGTCATGGGTGCACATTTTATACCTGGATTTCCTCATGGGTGGGTCGATTCAACGATTTCACACTGGGTGCAGATGGTGGTTGCAACACCTGTGGTCGTGTGGGGAGGGTGGCCGTTTTTTGTACGCGCGGTCGCGTCCATCAAGCATCGTAGCTTCAATATGTTTACCCTGATTGCCCTGGGTATGGCAGTCTCTTATCTTTATAGTGTGATACTGACGCTTTTTCCACACATCATGGCCCAATTTGCAGGTGGGATGAAGCTGGCTGTTTATTTTGAAGCTGCTGCTGTTATCACGGCATTAGTGCTTCTTGGCCAGGTGTTGGAACTGAAAGCCCGTGAACAAACTACGAATGCTATGCGTGCGTTGCTTGATTTAGCTCCCAAGGTGGCGCGGATGATTGACGATATGGGTAGGGAAAAAGATATACCTCTTGCGCAGGTACAAAAAGGGAATCTTCTTCGCGTGCGCCCCGGTGAAAAGATACCTGTAGATGGTGTGGTGACTGAGGGTAGCAGCACTATAGATCAATCAATGCTTACAGGCGAATCAATGCCTGTAGAAAAAAACGTCGGTGATAAAGTAACCGGTGCAACATTGAATGGCACGGGTAGTTTTATCATGCGTGCAGAGCATGTGGGCAGTGAAACCATGTTGGCACGCATCGTTGAAATGGTAGCCAAAGCACAACGGACGCGAGCGCCGATTCAACGTTTGGCTGATAGTGTCTCTGGTTATTTTGTGCCCATTATTATTGCCATTGCCCTGTTAACAGCTATCTCATGGTGGATATGGGGACCCGAACCTAAACTGGCTTATGCTATTGTCAATGCGGTTGCTGTGTTGATTATTGCGTGTCCTTGTGCGCTTGGGCTTGCAACGCCAATGTCGATTATTGCAGGAACTGGGCGTGGTGCGTTTGCTGGTGTGCTGATTAAAAATGCCGAATCTCTGGAGATTATGGAAAAAGTAGATACGCTTATCATCGATAAAACAGGCACTCTTACGGAAGGAAAACCAACATTAATGGATGTGATTGTGCTTAAGGGCTTTGATAAAGACCTCATCTTGAAATGGATAGCAAGCCTTGAAAGAAACAGTGAACACCCACTTGCCTCAGCCATAGTCACTGCGGTTGAAGCACAGGGCATAACGCTTGTTTCCGTTGTGAATTTTTTATCAATGACAGGCAAGGGCGTACAGGGCATTATTGACGGCCATACCATTGCACTGGGTAATGCGGCGCTACTGTCTTCGCTCAACATTGATCTAAGCCCACTGACTGAGCAGGCCGATCAATTACGTCTCAAAGGCCAAACGACTATGTTTGTTGCAGTCGATGGTGTTCCAGCGGCTATGATTGGCGTTGCTGATCCCATAAAAGCAACTACCGCTGAAGCACTGCGTCAATTAAAAGCGCTTGGGTTGCATATTGTGATGCTCACAGGCGATAATGTAATAACCGCCCAAGCGATAGCCAGCCAGCTTGCTATTGATGAGATTGAGGCAGATGTGTTGCCTGAGCGTAAGAGTGAAATTATACGCCAGCTCCAGGAAAAAGGCAGAAAAGTTGCCATGGCTGGTGATGGTGTGAATGATGCTCCGGCACTTGCACAAGCCCATGTGGGAATTGCCATGGGAACGGGTACGGATGTGGCCATCGAAAGTGCAGGCATCACCTTAGTTAAAGGCGATTTATTAGGCATTGTGCGTGCGCGTCGCCTAAGTCAGGCTACGATGCAAAATATCAGACAAAATCTCTTCTTTGCCTTTGTCTATAACGTGCTTGGAGTGCCGGTGGCAGCAGGTATTCTTTATCCATTCTTTGGATTGTTGTTGAGCCCGGTAATAGCAAGCGCTGCCATGACGTTTAGTTCGGTATCGGTCATTATCAACTCACTAAGGCTGCGTTCTGCCAAATTATGA
- a CDS encoding manganese efflux pump, with protein sequence MSLISNTMLAFSMSADAFAAAVSKGVILRKPKFTEALRIGFIFGSIETLTPIIGWLIGILASRFIESIDHWVAFIILAIIGGKMIYEGLKHEDKPRAESHQLHILILTAIGTSIDAMAVGVSLALLDANIWITAAMIGTATFMMATLGVMIGHYIGTKAGRIAEILGGLCLIAIGTTILCKHLGIIKI encoded by the coding sequence ATGTCTCTCATTTCAAATACTATGTTAGCGTTCAGTATGTCTGCCGATGCCTTTGCTGCTGCAGTTAGCAAGGGGGTTATTCTTCGTAAGCCTAAATTCACCGAAGCGCTGCGGATAGGATTTATTTTCGGAAGCATTGAAACGCTTACACCTATTATTGGATGGCTTATCGGAATCCTTGCCAGCCGGTTTATTGAATCAATCGACCATTGGGTAGCCTTCATTATCCTTGCCATCATTGGTGGAAAAATGATCTATGAAGGACTAAAGCATGAAGATAAACCACGAGCGGAATCGCATCAATTACACATCTTGATACTCACGGCAATAGGGACCAGCATTGATGCGATGGCTGTAGGCGTATCACTTGCTCTTCTGGATGCTAATATCTGGATTACCGCAGCCATGATTGGTACAGCAACATTTATGATGGCTACACTGGGCGTTATGATCGGCCATTATATAGGTACTAAAGCAGGGCGAATTGCCGAGATACTGGGTGGATTGTGCCTCATAGCCATTGGTACCACGATCCTGTGCAAGCATTTAGGAATTATAAAAATTTAA
- a CDS encoding IS30 family transposase, with translation MCTVYRELKRNEAPPGQYWPDTAHRLAAGRRCRQARLDKDIKLQEFVMEHMQNHFWTPEQIAGHLKHGQTELKSICHETIYHWIYQGSRRKEKIWKFLPRHKAKRGLRKSKGAGASRIPNRVSIHQRPKHIDKRTTFGHWEGDLMSFCKGSQHILVLRERQTMFTLSKQLPSKKADDVANAILNLLTKIPQKARKSLTLDNGGEFTRHQLWGYSTGHQNLLLRPICIMAKGRRREYQWKTAKRLTQKNKHSHIQQGGFQ, from the coding sequence GTGTGTACCGTTTATCGGGAGCTAAAGCGCAATGAAGCACCGCCAGGTCAATATTGGCCGGATACGGCACATCGCCTGGCAGCTGGCCGCCGTTGCCGTCAAGCGCGACTCGACAAGGATATCAAGCTCCAGGAATTTGTTATGGAACACATGCAGAACCATTTCTGGACACCTGAGCAAATCGCCGGTCATCTTAAGCATGGTCAAACCGAGCTAAAATCCATTTGTCACGAAACGATCTACCACTGGATTTATCAGGGTTCCAGACGAAAAGAGAAAATCTGGAAGTTCCTTCCGCGGCATAAAGCAAAGCGGGGACTAAGGAAATCTAAAGGCGCTGGTGCTTCACGTATACCAAACAGAGTCTCTATCCATCAACGGCCCAAGCACATTGATAAGCGGACAACATTTGGTCACTGGGAAGGGGATTTGATGAGCTTCTGTAAGGGCTCTCAACATATTCTGGTTCTCAGGGAAAGACAGACCATGTTTACCCTCAGCAAGCAATTGCCCAGTAAAAAGGCCGATGACGTTGCAAACGCAATCCTTAACCTGCTAACCAAAATACCTCAAAAAGCACGCAAGTCGTTGACTTTGGATAATGGTGGTGAATTTACCCGTCACCAGTTATGGGGGTACAGCACTGGACATCAAAACCTTCTTCTGCGACCCATATGCATCATGGCAAAAGGGCGGCGTCGAGAATACCAATGGAAGACTGCGAAGAGACTTACCCAGAAAAACAAACATTCACACATACAACAAGGAGGATTTCAATGA
- a CDS encoding AAA family ATPase yields the protein MSNYLESNLALRNGSILPPVTLPKQCYSHTTVIESNDPDTTIGLIKADMAEGASCCIIDVSELRSADLLVKRAGEYDSNKQCFIFSETNGALRHALDNNQNIILKGHFSAELCDALAPLLIARSRDPNLVNKLILLSDGPSELRYLPYETDNVGKNKKCQILGEAHHLLTDEQLEKEPLRTLEARLRYLKQHPEQSSEGAAWAGVYTLPNGVTIADFDLENSADITQAFKANRLSQVNAVLEHSPFVLLTGLTGVGKTTFVQQELVPDNKGLYEGVSQLSQWAKDKTPGRKILFIDEANITTRNWSEFEGLFDNNPPSIVIDGVYHELTADHKVVFAANPLSYGAARTLPTLFKRHGNAVLFEPMPAEMIYETQLKPLFKGSVLEPRTRELAPLFLNTYRDVCSYSKDEVLISPREVQMMALLTLAYCKQRQKADPKQVAHHYAYRVAHSLVPANYIRQFEEKHKPEGSLVRKEIKWPVNNEFVVTPSRYAIAQPMNDLLNVRLMRQADRELANFPGLGGIVLEGKPGVGKSELVFNLLKAKGYVEASQADVNTASKIYYVIPASMQYNMKRDTLLKAFNEGAVVVMDEFNCASMMESLLNALLNGKTPEGQPPQRPGFTIIGTQNPPSMAGRALKSHALSRRLMADHVPEYTKKEVREVLSQKGVESFDAKAASSVYVNILAGDPQTALSFRELVRKTTRLPGNNKSVGSAANVCHMQV from the coding sequence GTGTCTAACTACCTTGAATCTAACTTAGCCTTACGAAATGGCTCAATACTCCCTCCAGTTACGTTGCCAAAGCAATGCTATTCACATACAACGGTGATTGAAAGCAACGACCCTGATACTACGATTGGGCTGATAAAGGCAGATATGGCAGAAGGTGCTTCATGCTGCATCATTGATGTGTCTGAGTTGCGTAGTGCCGACCTTTTGGTTAAACGTGCGGGCGAGTACGACAGTAATAAACAGTGTTTTATCTTTAGTGAAACCAACGGAGCCTTGCGTCACGCTTTGGATAATAATCAGAATATAATACTAAAGGGTCATTTTTCTGCTGAATTATGCGATGCTTTAGCGCCGCTTTTGATAGCACGTAGCCGTGACCCTAATCTAGTAAACAAGCTCATACTGCTCAGTGATGGTCCTAGTGAACTTAGGTATCTACCTTATGAAACCGACAATGTTGGAAAAAACAAAAAATGTCAGATTTTGGGCGAAGCGCATCATCTATTGACAGATGAACAGCTAGAAAAAGAACCACTTCGCACGTTAGAGGCACGCTTGCGTTATTTGAAACAACATCCTGAGCAAAGTAGTGAAGGGGCGGCGTGGGCGGGTGTTTATACTCTGCCCAATGGGGTAACTATTGCTGATTTCGATTTAGAAAACAGTGCGGACATTACCCAAGCCTTTAAGGCGAACCGTTTGAGCCAAGTGAATGCCGTTCTTGAACATTCTCCCTTTGTGTTGTTAACGGGATTGACCGGGGTTGGTAAAACCACGTTTGTGCAGCAAGAACTTGTTCCTGATAACAAAGGTCTCTATGAAGGGGTATCGCAATTAAGCCAGTGGGCAAAAGATAAAACCCCAGGACGCAAAATCCTATTTATTGATGAAGCAAATATCACCACACGCAACTGGAGTGAATTTGAAGGATTGTTTGATAATAACCCGCCTTCAATCGTTATTGATGGGGTCTATCATGAACTTACGGCGGATCATAAAGTTGTCTTTGCCGCTAATCCACTAAGTTATGGAGCAGCACGTACGCTTCCAACCCTCTTTAAGCGTCACGGTAATGCCGTGCTGTTTGAGCCTATGCCTGCAGAGATGATTTATGAAACACAGTTAAAGCCGCTGTTTAAGGGGAGCGTGCTTGAACCCAGGACGCGGGAACTTGCGCCACTCTTCCTTAATACCTATCGTGATGTGTGCTCATACTCCAAAGATGAAGTGCTCATCTCGCCACGTGAGGTACAGATGATGGCGCTTCTGACGCTGGCTTATTGCAAACAACGCCAGAAAGCTGATCCTAAACAGGTGGCTCATCATTACGCCTACCGTGTCGCACATTCACTGGTACCTGCTAATTATATCCGTCAATTTGAAGAGAAACATAAGCCAGAAGGATCTTTAGTTCGTAAGGAAATCAAATGGCCTGTTAATAATGAATTTGTCGTTACTCCTTCCCGGTATGCTATTGCTCAGCCCATGAATGATTTACTTAATGTTCGGTTGATGCGCCAGGCTGATCGTGAGCTGGCGAACTTTCCTGGATTGGGAGGGATCGTTCTTGAAGGCAAGCCAGGAGTGGGTAAAAGTGAGTTAGTATTTAACCTCCTAAAAGCTAAGGGCTATGTTGAAGCCTCACAAGCCGATGTAAACACGGCATCAAAAATCTATTATGTTATTCCTGCTAGTATGCAGTATAACATGAAGCGCGACACGCTATTGAAGGCCTTCAATGAGGGTGCTGTGGTGGTTATGGATGAGTTTAATTGTGCCTCCATGATGGAATCACTTCTTAATGCGTTGCTTAATGGTAAAACGCCGGAGGGGCAACCACCCCAAAGGCCAGGATTTACGATTATTGGAACACAAAACCCTCCGAGTATGGCGGGAAGGGCTCTAAAAAGCCATGCGCTTTCTCGGCGACTTATGGCTGATCACGTTCCTGAATATACTAAAAAGGAGGTAAGAGAGGTGCTGAGTCAGAAGGGTGTTGAGAGCTTCGATGCAAAAGCAGCAAGCAGTGTGTATGTTAACATTCTAGCTGGGGATCCCCAAACAGCTTTAAGCTTCAGGGAATTAGTGAGGAAGACTACTCGCTTACCGGGCAATAATAAATCTGTTGGAAGTGCAGCAAACGTATGCCACATGCAAGTTTGA
- a CDS encoding DUF2167 domain-containing protein, producing MNLHIKQGLITSILTVIIIIFYTSTVRAQPLIPSPLFSQQPEYLKALTNATHAAITGPAHIPLLDQGTLTLPVGYIFIPKKEVASLLNIKSPTLVGVIFPAKNKTSKHQETWSILIGYHRVGHISDEAAKQWGSDDDLKKLQDLIQNNNTTFTKDGIPPLEVSGWIEKPIYNGSSHTLRWSVQMNNRSAAPYDEQMVNYNMYILGKEGYFVMGLVAPSSSIGHIKPHAIELLNSLVYNDGKRYEDFSEQTDRVAQYGIATLVTGVVNKNAGLLDEGRSLIEKFGVLIVIGFILIIAKINGLFSWKFHLRGF from the coding sequence ATGAATCTTCATATAAAACAAGGACTAATCACCAGCATATTGACTGTTATTATTATCATTTTTTACACCTCAACAGTTCGCGCACAGCCATTAATTCCCTCACCCCTTTTTTCACAGCAACCCGAATATCTAAAAGCACTGACGAATGCTACTCATGCTGCCATAACTGGTCCTGCTCATATTCCATTGCTGGATCAAGGTACCTTGACATTGCCTGTAGGTTATATTTTTATCCCTAAAAAAGAAGTAGCATCGCTGTTAAACATAAAAAGCCCTACTTTGGTAGGTGTTATCTTTCCAGCTAAAAACAAAACCAGCAAACACCAAGAAACATGGAGTATATTAATTGGATATCATCGCGTGGGACACATTAGTGATGAAGCTGCAAAGCAATGGGGTTCTGATGATGATCTAAAAAAACTGCAGGACTTAATCCAAAACAATAATACAACATTCACAAAAGATGGCATCCCCCCTCTGGAAGTCAGTGGCTGGATAGAAAAACCAATCTATAATGGGTCTTCCCATACCTTGAGATGGTCAGTACAAATGAATAATCGCTCCGCTGCTCCTTACGATGAACAAATGGTCAATTATAATATGTATATTTTAGGCAAAGAAGGCTATTTTGTCATGGGCCTGGTTGCACCGAGCTCATCGATAGGTCATATAAAACCACATGCGATTGAGTTGCTGAATTCCTTAGTTTATAATGACGGAAAACGCTATGAAGACTTTTCTGAACAAACCGATCGCGTTGCTCAATATGGCATTGCCACGTTGGTAACCGGTGTGGTTAATAAAAATGCAGGGCTATTGGATGAGGGACGTTCTTTAATAGAAAAATTTGGGGTATTAATTGTGATTGGTTTTATCCTCATTATTGCTAAAATTAATGGATTGTTTAGCTGGAAGTTCCACTTGCGAGGATTCTGA
- a CDS encoding phage BR0599 family protein, protein MWQKSGNNIVIGNTFNAIAGCDKTIGACSTLFNNAVNFHGEPYVPGMDKMLSTAATSNDLQHS, encoded by the coding sequence ATTTGGCAGAAGTCAGGAAATAACATAGTCATCGGTAACACCTTTAACGCCATTGCTGGGTGCGATAAAACCATAGGTGCATGCTCAACCCTATTCAACAATGCGGTGAATTTTCATGGGGAACCTTATGTACCCGGTATGGACAAGATGTTATCAACAGCAGCAACATCAAATGATCTCCAACATTCGTGA
- a CDS encoding ankyrin repeat domain-containing protein, with protein sequence MKNHYRELFEKALQSNDMDLFKELSDILLTRSSSRYQLFLDITALVLDYDNDNAFILLLNMGLPDNKKRKYILSLAARYASGDTIKKLIEDHRDLVNKKNWSISSMAEAQLALNISAAKVFLDRMLWQEHTPKQILKEKYELIRSCIREKDRDKLSQAIASFPEALHGENEFSNSEQTNLLVFACIHKSNYALIKLIKAGVIFNNRKPRLSLMYRAAEFANFKAMKYVIELGGDINAKYGDENQTALDIALQHKKFPAAIALLEHGAQSSQVAKYAQRLYVEAIKMGKYKMASTLINAHPSRIDKNKAVAPVKNFIPEVNQPIRTRLYAGEAFPIAPMGNHTHEKVPLQYSAGFISNNKIKELIQCVLNIKDPENLSKYNQLIQAIGSHFIHEKDYENFKTLFSNDLDIFKHNNGNFQSNRNQFMYCAIQNRDEVALRMLVDMGADVKENIEYILPPGFGNPVSENLFLLIAPFASVEMIEHLVSQGAIFSDSTQMLNDYSNERVTDLPFYRALINGNFAAAELFLKYDERTKQCKDFGGNFGYKSLIESILWSFRYDDNEKISSLIEASSPIGDLNDGRLDGCASKFMALFQPESHIVPSIKFLHGLNANIENNFSESINTGPYGCNVDDTPLRHALITCNFEAFFALIKLGATRDTACLRRLAETAKIPGLTYGGRRLASFLAIDAVNSLDSEALELAMHNKDYDKCRKLIAQGAPIDYRDGNGNTLLHRMIKQNRRVDDIYTILGLILELGAGINEQSYAGNSALHLAVSFGSPELVIFLLQEGAAVDIVNNKGNTPLHLAVLKNEPSIIEALYGVGADVAIKNYKGKTPLAMAGKEQNTKLRDLIEKAYPCDGLGRNKLHHHVVDKESLKCLSEWIKKGLDISKQDLFGRTPLHFAVLYQNDEAVSELLKHKVSCDVKDVCGATALHHAAILGKDKIVELLIKSGASINATDEAGFTPLDHAKRGCDANKSKVVQKILIRENGVRGKKAEIKDKLSEMQRADTEKYEKIRDGDQSTTKLGKERFKKSQGPAFSAL encoded by the coding sequence ATGAAAAATCATTATAGAGAACTGTTTGAAAAAGCTCTTCAATCAAATGATATGGACTTATTTAAAGAACTATCTGACATCCTTCTTACTCGTAGCTCCTCTAGATATCAACTATTTTTAGACATCACGGCTCTAGTCCTAGACTATGACAATGATAATGCGTTTATTTTACTTCTTAATATGGGATTGCCAGATAATAAAAAAAGGAAATACATTTTATCTTTAGCAGCAAGATATGCCTCAGGTGATACCATCAAAAAGCTGATAGAAGACCATCGGGATTTAGTAAATAAAAAAAATTGGTCTATTTCGTCAATGGCAGAGGCCCAATTAGCGCTGAATATTTCAGCAGCAAAAGTTTTTCTGGATAGAATGTTGTGGCAAGAACATACTCCCAAACAAATTTTGAAAGAAAAGTATGAGCTCATAAGAAGCTGCATCAGGGAGAAGGATCGTGATAAACTTTCACAGGCCATTGCATCGTTTCCTGAAGCGCTTCACGGGGAAAATGAATTTTCCAATTCTGAACAAACAAATCTATTGGTCTTTGCCTGCATACACAAATCTAATTACGCACTAATCAAGCTTATCAAAGCAGGGGTAATTTTCAATAACAGAAAACCACGCTTGTCACTTATGTATAGGGCGGCAGAGTTCGCAAACTTTAAAGCTATGAAGTATGTTATAGAGCTTGGTGGAGATATAAATGCCAAATATGGCGATGAGAATCAAACAGCGCTTGATATTGCACTGCAACACAAAAAGTTTCCTGCGGCAATCGCACTTTTAGAGCATGGCGCACAAAGCTCGCAAGTGGCTAAATATGCACAACGATTATACGTTGAAGCCATTAAAATGGGGAAATATAAGATGGCTAGCACGTTGATCAATGCACATCCGAGCCGCATTGATAAGAACAAGGCGGTTGCACCTGTAAAAAACTTTATTCCGGAGGTTAATCAGCCCATTCGTACCCGACTCTATGCGGGAGAAGCATTTCCTATTGCTCCCATGGGAAATCATACTCATGAAAAAGTACCGCTGCAATATTCTGCTGGATTTATATCAAATAATAAGATTAAAGAATTGATTCAGTGCGTGTTGAATATTAAAGATCCAGAGAACCTATCAAAATATAACCAATTAATACAAGCAATTGGATCGCATTTTATCCATGAGAAAGACTATGAAAACTTTAAAACTTTATTTTCGAATGATCTTGATATTTTCAAGCATAACAACGGAAATTTTCAATCTAACCGCAATCAATTTATGTATTGTGCAATCCAGAATAGGGATGAAGTTGCCTTACGAATGCTCGTAGATATGGGAGCAGATGTTAAAGAAAACATAGAATACATTTTACCGCCTGGATTCGGCAATCCAGTTAGTGAAAATTTGTTTTTATTAATAGCTCCTTTTGCCAGTGTAGAGATGATCGAACATCTTGTTTCCCAAGGAGCCATTTTCAGCGATTCCACTCAGATGCTTAACGATTATTCTAACGAAAGAGTAACCGATTTACCCTTTTATCGTGCGCTTATAAATGGAAACTTCGCCGCAGCTGAACTATTTCTGAAGTATGATGAAAGGACCAAACAATGTAAAGATTTTGGAGGAAATTTTGGCTATAAATCATTAATAGAAAGTATTTTATGGAGCTTTCGATACGATGATAACGAAAAAATCTCATCACTTATTGAGGCTTCCAGTCCGATCGGAGATTTAAACGATGGGAGACTGGATGGTTGTGCGTCCAAATTTATGGCTTTATTTCAACCCGAATCTCATATAGTCCCATCAATTAAATTCCTTCATGGCTTGAACGCTAATATTGAAAATAATTTTTCAGAGTCAATCAATACTGGTCCATATGGTTGTAATGTTGACGATACACCACTACGTCATGCCTTAATCACGTGTAATTTCGAGGCCTTCTTTGCGTTAATTAAGCTAGGTGCTACTAGAGACACTGCCTGCCTTCGTCGGCTAGCAGAGACGGCGAAAATCCCTGGCCTTACCTATGGGGGGCGAAGGTTAGCGTCATTCTTGGCAATAGATGCGGTAAACTCTCTTGATAGTGAAGCATTAGAATTAGCTATGCATAACAAAGATTACGACAAATGTAGAAAACTGATTGCACAAGGTGCGCCTATTGATTATCGCGACGGTAACGGTAACACGCTATTACACCGTATGATTAAGCAAAATAGACGTGTCGACGATATTTACACTATTCTTGGTTTAATTCTTGAATTAGGTGCTGGTATTAATGAACAGTCGTATGCCGGAAACTCAGCCCTGCATTTGGCTGTAAGCTTCGGATCCCCAGAGCTTGTGATTTTTCTTCTACAAGAAGGGGCTGCTGTTGATATTGTAAATAATAAAGGTAATACCCCGCTGCATTTGGCTGTGTTGAAAAACGAACCATCTATTATCGAGGCTCTCTATGGTGTCGGAGCAGATGTTGCGATCAAAAATTACAAAGGCAAGACTCCGCTTGCGATGGCTGGCAAAGAACAAAATACTAAGCTTAGGGATTTAATCGAAAAGGCATACCCTTGTGATGGACTGGGCCGAAATAAACTCCATCATCACGTTGTGGATAAAGAGAGTCTTAAGTGTCTCAGCGAATGGATTAAAAAAGGACTGGATATTTCAAAACAAGATCTGTTTGGACGTACACCGCTTCATTTTGCTGTCTTATACCAAAACGACGAAGCCGTTAGTGAGCTGCTTAAACATAAAGTCTCTTGCGATGTTAAAGATGTATGTGGTGCCACAGCTTTGCACCATGCTGCAATATTAGGCAAAGATAAGATTGTTGAGCTGCTAATTAAGAGTGGTGCTTCTATTAATGCCACCGATGAAGCTGGCTTTACGCCACTAGACCATGCTAAGAGAGGTTGCGATGCTAATAAGTCGAAAGTTGTTCAAAAAATCCTTATAAGAGAGAACGGTGTTCGCGGCAAAAAGGCGGAGATTAAAGATAAACTCTCGGAAATGCAGAGAGCAGATACAGAAAAATACGAGAAAATCAGGGATGGAGATCAATCTACCACCAAATTAGGAAAGGAGCGCTTTAAAAAGTCACAGGGTCCAGCATTTTCAGCATTATAA